Proteins encoded in a region of the Aphelocoma coerulescens isolate FSJ_1873_10779 chromosome 28, UR_Acoe_1.0, whole genome shotgun sequence genome:
- the C28H19orf44 gene encoding uncharacterized protein C19orf44 homolog isoform X3, whose amino-acid sequence MAAISRAPAGRGQGHGHVPHRTSTRGGLTVVDTELENAGRTRSHRGRFVKACDGNARGAQRCQVPGSTVWAGNSHVAQSTLGSASHTRLNSVLSKVAQLESKIMSQKKHLELQNTDSGLKPLAEECSSSSSGHGRGARGTKYRKNRGITSGNGTRRDACSEEEESIQRPKKNVTVKQQLDLDSDEEEMRELMESSLGFSSRNGNQKVLVSDAQWGRKSKTPVPSGRPPSPRKEVSPAELPKASSFHNKDSEKSAFGKVNSPAPSPTSRNLPGHTMRSQFPSSSVKDDTVKIALPKAGYTKQSQESLESDRSEIKSLDELFSKGADAEDTTSSSSKSFRLNVLSLDDLAPDTTSKAAELQQKGKDIQFTQESNKYVKKDTLVGEEDQAALKMTSAVTDVSDSSEEDVEKSVTEDEISEHLSGVSSDLPPHKQDYLSKNERTLNSEYSEDFERSLSPTAPDSVEGHAESCARSGAHPASASPPVVTQERHSRGRRVPGTETAAQTAEPPFTYCWAKVIPMLSCAQQTPLQCSPHLLEPATSIQCQLPATWSAWTQ is encoded by the exons ATGGCCGCGATCTCTCGGGCACCCGCGGGCCGAGGGCAG GGCCACGGCCATGTACCCCACAGGACCAGCACCCGTGGTGGACTCACCGTGgtggacacagagctggagaacGCTGGGAGAACTCGGTCCCACCGTGGCAGGTTCGTGAAGGCGTGCGATGGAAACGCCCGCGGGGCCCAGCGGTGCCAGGTGCCAGGAAGCACCGTGTGGGCAGGGAACAGCCACGTGGCCCAGAGCACTCTGGGCAGCGCCTCCCACACGCGGTTAAACTCAGTTCTGAGTAAAGTGGCACAACTAGAAAGCAAGATCATGAGTCAAAAAAAGCACCTGGAATTGCAGAACACTGACTCGGGCCTGAAGCCTTTGGCTGAGGAGTGCAGCTCGTCTTCCTCTGGGCATGGACGTGGTGCCAGGGGCACGAAGTACCGGAAGAATCGTGGTATTACCAGTGGGAATGGGACCCGCAGGGATGCCTGTtctgaggaagaagaaagcatCCAAAGGCCTAAAAAGAATGTTACGGTTAAACAACAGCTTGATTTGGATAGCGATGAAGAGGAAATGAGAGAATTGATGGAGAGCTCTTTGGGGTTTTCCAGTAGAAATGGGAATCAGAAGGTTCTGGTAAGCGATGCTCAGTGGGGTAGAAAG AGCAAGACTCCGGTTCCATCAGGAAGGCCTCCTTCACCTCGTAAGGAAGTTTCACCAGCAGAGTTACCTAAAGCATCTTCTTTTCACAACAAAGACTCGGAGAAAAGTGCATTTGGTAAAGTTAATTCACCAGCACCTTCACCCACCAGCAGAAACCTGCCAGGACATACCATGAGATCTCAATTCCCGTCGTCTTCCGTGAAAGACGACACTGTAAAGATAGCTCTGCCTAAAGCAGGCTACACCAAGCAAAGCCAAGAATCCCTTGAAAGTGACAGAAGTGAAATAAAGTCATTAGATGAATTGTTTTCAAAAGGAGCTGATGCAGAAGATACGACCAGCAGTAGCTCAAAAT CCTTCAGACTGAATGTCCTGAGCCTTGATGATTTGGCACCTGATACTACCAGTAAGGCAGCAGAACTACAGCAGAAA GGAAAAGACATTCAGTTTACTCAAGAATCAAACAAGTATGTGAAAAAAGACACATTGGTGGGGGAAGAGGACCAAGCTGCTCTTAAAATGACCAGTGCAGTAACTGATGTGAGCGATTCTTCTGAAGAGGATGTTGAAAAAAGCGTCACCGAAGATGAAATCTCTGAACACTTAAGTGGAGTTTCCTCAGATCTCCCTCCACACAAACAGGATTATCTTAGTAAGAACGAGAGAACTCttaactcagaatattctgaagACTTTGAAAGGTCTCTGTCTCCAACAGCCCCGGACTCCGTAGAGGGACACGCTGAGAGCTGCGCGCGTTCCGGAGCACACCCAGCTTCAGCATCGCCCCCGGTGGTCACCCAGGAGCGGCACAGCCGGGGCCGCCGAGTGCCCGGCACAGAAACCGCGGCTCAGACGGCAGAGCCTCCGTTCACCTACTGCTGGGCAAAGG TAATTCCGATGTTATCCTGTGCACAGCAAACCCCTCTGCAGTGCTCGCCCCACCTGCTGGAACCAGCTACATCGATCCAGTGCCAATTGCCAGCCACGTGGTCAGCATGGACGCAGTAG
- the C28H19orf44 gene encoding uncharacterized protein C19orf44 homolog isoform X1, translating into MGGILGNRGFQDTVAHRLLWPGPREAFAASGRAGPTPCSPTLSRPIPSRSRPSCPVHLRLDLSRMAAISRAPAGRGQGHGHVPHRTSTRGGLTVVDTELENAGRTRSHRGRFVKACDGNARGAQRCQVPGSTVWAGNSHVAQSTLGSASHTRLNSVLSKVAQLESKIMSQKKHLELQNTDSGLKPLAEECSSSSSGHGRGARGTKYRKNRGITSGNGTRRDACSEEEESIQRPKKNVTVKQQLDLDSDEEEMRELMESSLGFSSRNGNQKVLSKTPVPSGRPPSPRKEVSPAELPKASSFHNKDSEKSAFGKVNSPAPSPTSRNLPGHTMRSQFPSSSVKDDTVKIALPKAGYTKQSQESLESDRSEIKSLDELFSKGADAEDTTSSSSKSFRLNVLSLDDLAPDTTSKAAELQQKGKDIQFTQESNKYVKKDTLVGEEDQAALKMTSAVTDVSDSSEEDVEKSVTEDEISEHLSGVSSDLPPHKQDYLSKNERTLNSEYSEDFERSLSPTAPDSVEGHAESCARSGAHPASASPPVVTQERHSRGRRVPGTETAAQTAEPPFTYCWAKANPSAVLAPPAGTSYIDPVPIASHVVSMDAVEALTTYRPSALVLHTMCKQHVMLTQQFVENVHHLHTSLVESLEHEKFHYHTLEEAKEYIKNHKSPPLTIEQALEEIRRAQDK; encoded by the exons ATGGGCGGGATATTGGGGAATCGCGGATTCCAGGATACGGTCGCGCACCGCCTGCTCTGGCCCGGCCCCAGAGAAGCCTTCGCCGCCTCGGGCCGGGCGGGCCCGACGCCGTGCTCTCCCACCCTGTCCCGCCCCATCCCGTCCCGGTCCCGTCCGTCCTGCCCCGTTCATCTCCGTCTCGACCTGTCCCGGATGGCCGCGATCTCTCGGGCACCCGCGGGCCGAGGGCAG GGCCACGGCCATGTACCCCACAGGACCAGCACCCGTGGTGGACTCACCGTGgtggacacagagctggagaacGCTGGGAGAACTCGGTCCCACCGTGGCAGGTTCGTGAAGGCGTGCGATGGAAACGCCCGCGGGGCCCAGCGGTGCCAGGTGCCAGGAAGCACCGTGTGGGCAGGGAACAGCCACGTGGCCCAGAGCACTCTGGGCAGCGCCTCCCACACGCGGTTAAACTCAGTTCTGAGTAAAGTGGCACAACTAGAAAGCAAGATCATGAGTCAAAAAAAGCACCTGGAATTGCAGAACACTGACTCGGGCCTGAAGCCTTTGGCTGAGGAGTGCAGCTCGTCTTCCTCTGGGCATGGACGTGGTGCCAGGGGCACGAAGTACCGGAAGAATCGTGGTATTACCAGTGGGAATGGGACCCGCAGGGATGCCTGTtctgaggaagaagaaagcatCCAAAGGCCTAAAAAGAATGTTACGGTTAAACAACAGCTTGATTTGGATAGCGATGAAGAGGAAATGAGAGAATTGATGGAGAGCTCTTTGGGGTTTTCCAGTAGAAATGGGAATCAGAAGGTTCTG AGCAAGACTCCGGTTCCATCAGGAAGGCCTCCTTCACCTCGTAAGGAAGTTTCACCAGCAGAGTTACCTAAAGCATCTTCTTTTCACAACAAAGACTCGGAGAAAAGTGCATTTGGTAAAGTTAATTCACCAGCACCTTCACCCACCAGCAGAAACCTGCCAGGACATACCATGAGATCTCAATTCCCGTCGTCTTCCGTGAAAGACGACACTGTAAAGATAGCTCTGCCTAAAGCAGGCTACACCAAGCAAAGCCAAGAATCCCTTGAAAGTGACAGAAGTGAAATAAAGTCATTAGATGAATTGTTTTCAAAAGGAGCTGATGCAGAAGATACGACCAGCAGTAGCTCAAAAT CCTTCAGACTGAATGTCCTGAGCCTTGATGATTTGGCACCTGATACTACCAGTAAGGCAGCAGAACTACAGCAGAAA GGAAAAGACATTCAGTTTACTCAAGAATCAAACAAGTATGTGAAAAAAGACACATTGGTGGGGGAAGAGGACCAAGCTGCTCTTAAAATGACCAGTGCAGTAACTGATGTGAGCGATTCTTCTGAAGAGGATGTTGAAAAAAGCGTCACCGAAGATGAAATCTCTGAACACTTAAGTGGAGTTTCCTCAGATCTCCCTCCACACAAACAGGATTATCTTAGTAAGAACGAGAGAACTCttaactcagaatattctgaagACTTTGAAAGGTCTCTGTCTCCAACAGCCCCGGACTCCGTAGAGGGACACGCTGAGAGCTGCGCGCGTTCCGGAGCACACCCAGCTTCAGCATCGCCCCCGGTGGTCACCCAGGAGCGGCACAGCCGGGGCCGCCGAGTGCCCGGCACAGAAACCGCGGCTCAGACGGCAGAGCCTCCGTTCACCTACTGCTGGGCAAAGG CAAACCCCTCTGCAGTGCTCGCCCCACCTGCTGGAACCAGCTACATCGATCCAGTGCCAATTGCCAGCCACGTGGTCAGCATGGACGCAGTAGAAG CCCTGACCACGTACAGGCCCTCGGCTCTCGTTTTACATACCATGTGCAAGCAGCACGTGATGCTCACCCAGCAGTTTGTTGAGAACGTTCACCACCTTCACACATCCCTCGTGGAGTCATTAGAGCACGAAAAGTTCCACTACCATACCCTGGAAGAGGCTAAAGAG tacaTCAAGAATCACAAATCCccacctctaacaattgagcAAGCACTTGAAGAAATTCGGAGAGCCCAGGACAAGTAA
- the C28H19orf44 gene encoding uncharacterized protein C19orf44 homolog isoform X2, translating into MAAISRAPAGRGQGHGHVPHRTSTRGGLTVVDTELENAGRTRSHRGRFVKACDGNARGAQRCQVPGSTVWAGNSHVAQSTLGSASHTRLNSVLSKVAQLESKIMSQKKHLELQNTDSGLKPLAEECSSSSSGHGRGARGTKYRKNRGITSGNGTRRDACSEEEESIQRPKKNVTVKQQLDLDSDEEEMRELMESSLGFSSRNGNQKVLVSDAQWGRKSKTPVPSGRPPSPRKEVSPAELPKASSFHNKDSEKSAFGKVNSPAPSPTSRNLPGHTMRSQFPSSSVKDDTVKIALPKAGYTKQSQESLESDRSEIKSLDELFSKGADAEDTTSSSSKSFRLNVLSLDDLAPDTTSKAAELQQKGKDIQFTQESNKYVKKDTLVGEEDQAALKMTSAVTDVSDSSEEDVEKSVTEDEISEHLSGVSSDLPPHKQDYLSKNERTLNSEYSEDFERSLSPTAPDSVEGHAESCARSGAHPASASPPVVTQERHSRGRRVPGTETAAQTAEPPFTYCWAKANPSAVLAPPAGTSYIDPVPIASHVVSMDAVEALTTYRPSALVLHTMCKQHVMLTQQFVENVHHLHTSLVESLEHEKFHYHTLEEAKEYIKNHKSPPLTIEQALEEIRRAQDK; encoded by the exons ATGGCCGCGATCTCTCGGGCACCCGCGGGCCGAGGGCAG GGCCACGGCCATGTACCCCACAGGACCAGCACCCGTGGTGGACTCACCGTGgtggacacagagctggagaacGCTGGGAGAACTCGGTCCCACCGTGGCAGGTTCGTGAAGGCGTGCGATGGAAACGCCCGCGGGGCCCAGCGGTGCCAGGTGCCAGGAAGCACCGTGTGGGCAGGGAACAGCCACGTGGCCCAGAGCACTCTGGGCAGCGCCTCCCACACGCGGTTAAACTCAGTTCTGAGTAAAGTGGCACAACTAGAAAGCAAGATCATGAGTCAAAAAAAGCACCTGGAATTGCAGAACACTGACTCGGGCCTGAAGCCTTTGGCTGAGGAGTGCAGCTCGTCTTCCTCTGGGCATGGACGTGGTGCCAGGGGCACGAAGTACCGGAAGAATCGTGGTATTACCAGTGGGAATGGGACCCGCAGGGATGCCTGTtctgaggaagaagaaagcatCCAAAGGCCTAAAAAGAATGTTACGGTTAAACAACAGCTTGATTTGGATAGCGATGAAGAGGAAATGAGAGAATTGATGGAGAGCTCTTTGGGGTTTTCCAGTAGAAATGGGAATCAGAAGGTTCTGGTAAGCGATGCTCAGTGGGGTAGAAAG AGCAAGACTCCGGTTCCATCAGGAAGGCCTCCTTCACCTCGTAAGGAAGTTTCACCAGCAGAGTTACCTAAAGCATCTTCTTTTCACAACAAAGACTCGGAGAAAAGTGCATTTGGTAAAGTTAATTCACCAGCACCTTCACCCACCAGCAGAAACCTGCCAGGACATACCATGAGATCTCAATTCCCGTCGTCTTCCGTGAAAGACGACACTGTAAAGATAGCTCTGCCTAAAGCAGGCTACACCAAGCAAAGCCAAGAATCCCTTGAAAGTGACAGAAGTGAAATAAAGTCATTAGATGAATTGTTTTCAAAAGGAGCTGATGCAGAAGATACGACCAGCAGTAGCTCAAAAT CCTTCAGACTGAATGTCCTGAGCCTTGATGATTTGGCACCTGATACTACCAGTAAGGCAGCAGAACTACAGCAGAAA GGAAAAGACATTCAGTTTACTCAAGAATCAAACAAGTATGTGAAAAAAGACACATTGGTGGGGGAAGAGGACCAAGCTGCTCTTAAAATGACCAGTGCAGTAACTGATGTGAGCGATTCTTCTGAAGAGGATGTTGAAAAAAGCGTCACCGAAGATGAAATCTCTGAACACTTAAGTGGAGTTTCCTCAGATCTCCCTCCACACAAACAGGATTATCTTAGTAAGAACGAGAGAACTCttaactcagaatattctgaagACTTTGAAAGGTCTCTGTCTCCAACAGCCCCGGACTCCGTAGAGGGACACGCTGAGAGCTGCGCGCGTTCCGGAGCACACCCAGCTTCAGCATCGCCCCCGGTGGTCACCCAGGAGCGGCACAGCCGGGGCCGCCGAGTGCCCGGCACAGAAACCGCGGCTCAGACGGCAGAGCCTCCGTTCACCTACTGCTGGGCAAAGG CAAACCCCTCTGCAGTGCTCGCCCCACCTGCTGGAACCAGCTACATCGATCCAGTGCCAATTGCCAGCCACGTGGTCAGCATGGACGCAGTAGAAG CCCTGACCACGTACAGGCCCTCGGCTCTCGTTTTACATACCATGTGCAAGCAGCACGTGATGCTCACCCAGCAGTTTGTTGAGAACGTTCACCACCTTCACACATCCCTCGTGGAGTCATTAGAGCACGAAAAGTTCCACTACCATACCCTGGAAGAGGCTAAAGAG tacaTCAAGAATCACAAATCCccacctctaacaattgagcAAGCACTTGAAGAAATTCGGAGAGCCCAGGACAAGTAA